In Micromonospora sp. WMMA1363, a genomic segment contains:
- a CDS encoding manganese catalase family protein — MFSHIKDLQFEAKPDGPDAAFARRLQEILGGKWGEMTVANQYLYQGWNCRLPGKYKDLLLDVGTEEMGHVEMIATMITRLLEAAPLSVQEAADDNPMVGAIYGGSNPAHFIQGGGSALPTDSNGVPWSAVFVTASGNLMADFQLNVAAEAQSRLQVSRLFNMTDDPGVKQLLRFLLARDTTHQNMWLAAIEQLQEDGLEEMPVPDAFPDSKEFTERFGYTYLNLSPRPDGSAAEGRWASSPAPDGRGEFRYDPEPRAHAPEPVLPPGDPRLYGTNPVPVPEGVCGD; from the coding sequence ATGTTCAGCCACATCAAGGACCTGCAGTTCGAGGCGAAGCCGGACGGCCCGGACGCGGCCTTCGCCCGCCGGCTGCAGGAGATCCTGGGCGGCAAGTGGGGCGAGATGACCGTCGCCAACCAGTATCTCTACCAGGGGTGGAACTGCCGCCTACCCGGCAAGTACAAGGATCTGCTGCTCGACGTGGGCACCGAGGAGATGGGCCACGTCGAGATGATCGCCACGATGATCACGCGGCTGCTGGAGGCCGCGCCGCTGTCGGTGCAGGAGGCCGCCGACGACAACCCGATGGTGGGGGCGATCTACGGCGGCTCCAACCCGGCGCACTTCATCCAGGGCGGCGGTAGTGCCCTGCCCACCGACAGCAACGGCGTGCCCTGGAGCGCCGTGTTCGTCACCGCCAGCGGCAACTTGATGGCCGACTTCCAGCTCAACGTGGCCGCCGAGGCCCAGAGCCGGCTCCAGGTCTCCCGCCTGTTCAACATGACCGACGACCCCGGCGTCAAACAGCTGCTGCGTTTCCTGCTCGCCCGCGACACCACGCACCAGAACATGTGGCTGGCCGCGATCGAGCAGCTCCAGGAGGACGGCCTCGAGGAGATGCCGGTGCCGGACGCGTTCCCCGACTCGAAGGAGTTCACCGAACGGTTCGGCTACACGTACCTGAACCTCTCGCCGCGCCCCGACGGCTCCGCCGCCGAGGGGCGCTGGGCGTCCAGCCCCGCGCCGGACGGCAGGGGCGAGTTCCGGTACGACCCTGAGCCGCGGGCCCACGCACCCGAGCCGGTACTGCCTCCGGGCGACCCGCGCCTGTACGGCACCAACCCGGTGCCGGTACCGGAGGGGGTGTGCGGTGACTGA
- a CDS encoding putative manganese transporter, with protein sequence MTDVVLRPLADAFMQVGVYVAVMVALFGWLRWRYGDRVTDGLTRRRRRLGPLVGALLGVTPGCGGAIILMPLYARRKVSFGTTVAALAATMGDSSWVVLAWNPMFALQLHALLFVVGLATGYVVDALGIDPARSVRRTPTPGMSLEPAGLAAAGGPDLAVSRRLLGGLLPRVPASTAFWGLTTPAFVVSVPVVFQMVSPEALTRILWGIDPYLGLGVLGTLTAALIFAAGRGRLADDSLETAQPRSFAAALRHSAHEASFVTVWVAVAYLAWEVVTHTTGFDGSQLALTGLLGVLVGATVGLIPGCAVQIVFTGLYVSGGIPLPTLVANAISQDGDALIPLAALRRRSAVLATVITTAPAAAVGAALLVLL encoded by the coding sequence GTGACTGACGTCGTCCTGCGGCCGCTCGCCGACGCGTTCATGCAGGTGGGCGTCTACGTCGCCGTAATGGTTGCGCTGTTCGGCTGGCTGCGCTGGCGCTACGGCGACCGGGTCACCGACGGGCTGACCCGCCGCCGCCGCCGGCTCGGCCCGCTGGTGGGCGCGTTGCTCGGGGTGACCCCGGGCTGCGGCGGTGCGATCATCCTGATGCCGCTGTACGCCCGCCGCAAGGTGTCGTTCGGAACGACGGTCGCCGCCCTCGCCGCCACGATGGGCGACTCCTCCTGGGTGGTGCTCGCCTGGAACCCGATGTTCGCCCTCCAGTTGCACGCGCTGCTCTTCGTGGTCGGACTGGCCACCGGGTACGTCGTCGACGCGCTCGGCATCGACCCCGCCCGGTCCGTACGCCGGACGCCGACCCCGGGGATGTCCCTCGAGCCGGCCGGGCTCGCCGCCGCCGGCGGACCGGACCTGGCTGTCTCCCGGCGGCTGCTCGGCGGCCTGCTGCCCCGGGTGCCCGCGTCCACCGCGTTCTGGGGCCTGACCACACCAGCGTTCGTCGTGTCGGTGCCGGTGGTCTTCCAGATGGTCAGTCCCGAGGCGCTCACCCGGATCCTCTGGGGCATCGACCCGTACCTGGGGCTGGGGGTGCTGGGCACGCTGACGGCCGCGCTGATCTTCGCCGCCGGCCGGGGCCGGCTGGCCGACGACTCCCTGGAGACGGCGCAGCCGCGCTCCTTCGCGGCGGCGCTCCGGCACAGCGCCCACGAGGCGTCCTTCGTCACCGTCTGGGTCGCGGTGGCGTACCTGGCCTGGGAGGTCGTCACCCACACCACCGGCTTCGACGGCTCGCAACTCGCGCTCACCGGTCTGCTCGGCGTGCTGGTCGGCGCCACCGTCGGCCTGATCCCGGGCTGTGCGGTGCAGATCGTCTTCACCGGCCTCTACGTCAGCGGCGGTATCCCTCTGCCGACCTTGGTCGCCAACGCCATCAGCCAGGACGGCGACGCGCTGATCCCGCTCGCCGCACTGCGCCGCCGCTCAGCGGTGCTGGCCACCGTCATCACCACGGCCCCGGCGGCCGCGGTGGGCGCCGCCCTGCTCGTCCTGCTGTGA
- a CDS encoding LLM class F420-dependent oxidoreductase — protein MRLGVMTGYSGGFAQVVEELVDYEAAGLDLVAVPEAYSFDAVSHLGFIAARTRRLQIASGVMQLYTRTPTLIAMTAAGLDHVSGGRFCLGLGTSGPQVVEGFHGVVWDAPLGRTREVVEICRQVWRREPLNYQGRHHQVPLPPGRGTGLGKALKIINSPVRSRIPVVLAAVGPRSVALAAEIADGWQALFFHPERATRVWGAALDAGLARREPGLGPLDILASVPFAVTDQPAEQLAHHRAQLALYIGGMGARGKNFSNDLARRYGYEDAARLIQDCYLSGRRAEAAAAVPDDLVRDTALVGPVDFVRQRLAAFAAAGVSTLLVSPMAATRAERVRQVGSLRVLVDELR, from the coding sequence ATGCGCCTCGGCGTGATGACCGGCTACAGCGGCGGGTTCGCGCAGGTGGTCGAGGAACTCGTCGACTACGAGGCCGCCGGGCTGGACCTCGTCGCGGTGCCCGAGGCGTACAGCTTCGACGCGGTGAGTCACCTCGGGTTCATCGCCGCGCGCACCCGGCGGTTGCAGATCGCCTCCGGTGTCATGCAGCTCTACACCCGCACTCCGACGCTGATCGCGATGACGGCCGCGGGTCTCGACCACGTGTCCGGTGGCCGGTTCTGTCTCGGGCTCGGCACGTCCGGCCCGCAGGTGGTCGAGGGCTTTCACGGCGTGGTCTGGGACGCGCCGTTGGGGCGGACCCGCGAGGTCGTCGAGATCTGCCGGCAGGTCTGGCGCCGGGAGCCACTGAACTACCAGGGCCGTCACCACCAGGTCCCGCTGCCGCCGGGGCGGGGGACCGGGTTGGGTAAGGCACTCAAGATTATCAACAGTCCGGTGCGGAGCCGGATCCCGGTCGTCCTGGCCGCGGTGGGGCCGCGCAGCGTCGCGTTGGCCGCCGAGATAGCCGACGGCTGGCAGGCGTTGTTCTTCCACCCGGAGCGGGCGACCCGGGTGTGGGGCGCCGCCTTGGACGCCGGCCTAGCCCGGCGGGAGCCCGGGCTGGGCCCACTGGACATCCTGGCCTCGGTTCCCTTCGCCGTCACCGACCAGCCGGCGGAGCAGCTCGCCCACCATCGGGCCCAACTCGCGCTCTACATCGGTGGGATGGGGGCCCGGGGAAAGAACTTCTCCAACGACCTCGCCCGCCGATACGGCTACGAGGATGCGGCCCGGCTGATCCAGGACTGCTACCTGTCCGGACGCAGGGCGGAGGCAGCGGCGGCGGTCCCCGACGACCTCGTCCGCGACACCGCACTGGTGGGACCCGTCGACTTCGTTCGGCAGCGGCTCGCCGCGTTCGCGGCGGCCGGGGTCAGCACACTGTTGGTCAGCCCGATGGCCGCCACCCGCGCGGAGCGGGTGCGACAGGTCGGCAGCCTGCGCGTCCTCGTCGACGAGCTGAGATGA
- a CDS encoding Zn-dependent alcohol dehydrogenase, whose protein sequence is MRAAVFHAVGADRAEIRDDVSVIGPGAGEVRIRVRAAGVCHSDRSARDGVLPQPMPVVLGHEASGDVVAVGDGVDDLAEGDRVVVNWLPACGSCPSCRRGEPYLCMTHVLAGYAQPRFLAGQTPVFAMAGCGAFAEEIVLPRAGAVKLAADVPYEVAALVGCGVMTGVGAVVNTARVEPGATVAVIGCGGVGVAAIQGARLAGAAVIVAVDTVEAKQQVALRFGATHGCGPDGIGELSAQLTGGEGFDTVFDVVAVPQTLRSAWTAARRGGTVVVVGAGRADQQVAFSPFELLFEGKTITSSLYGAAQVPRDFDRLFDLWRAGRLDLAGMISHRLRLEDVGDALAALGRGDVIRQVINYDGVG, encoded by the coding sequence GTGCGGGCGGCGGTCTTCCACGCGGTCGGTGCCGACAGGGCCGAGATCCGCGACGACGTGTCGGTGATCGGGCCCGGTGCCGGGGAGGTCAGGATCAGGGTTCGAGCGGCCGGGGTGTGCCACTCCGACCGCTCCGCGCGCGACGGCGTGCTGCCACAACCGATGCCGGTGGTGCTGGGGCACGAGGCCTCCGGTGACGTCGTCGCGGTCGGAGACGGCGTCGACGACCTGGCTGAGGGGGACCGGGTCGTGGTCAACTGGCTGCCGGCGTGTGGGTCCTGCCCCTCCTGCCGGCGCGGGGAACCGTACCTGTGTATGACACACGTGCTGGCCGGGTACGCCCAACCACGCTTCCTGGCGGGCCAGACTCCGGTGTTCGCGATGGCCGGGTGCGGCGCGTTCGCCGAGGAGATCGTGCTTCCCCGGGCCGGTGCCGTGAAACTCGCCGCCGATGTGCCGTACGAGGTGGCCGCGCTGGTCGGCTGCGGCGTGATGACCGGCGTCGGTGCCGTCGTCAACACCGCCCGGGTCGAGCCCGGGGCAACCGTCGCGGTGATCGGCTGCGGCGGCGTGGGCGTCGCGGCGATTCAGGGAGCGCGTCTCGCCGGCGCCGCGGTCATCGTCGCCGTCGACACCGTCGAGGCCAAGCAGCAGGTGGCGCTGCGGTTCGGGGCGACCCACGGGTGCGGCCCGGACGGCATCGGCGAGCTGTCCGCCCAGCTCACCGGCGGCGAGGGGTTCGACACCGTCTTCGACGTGGTGGCCGTACCGCAGACGCTCCGTTCCGCTTGGACGGCGGCGCGCCGGGGTGGGACGGTCGTGGTCGTCGGTGCCGGGCGGGCCGACCAGCAGGTCGCCTTCAGCCCCTTCGAGCTGTTGTTCGAGGGCAAGACCATCACCTCCTCGCTGTACGGGGCGGCTCAGGTGCCGCGAGACTTCGACCGGTTGTTCGATCTCTGGCGGGCCGGCCGGCTGGACCTCGCCGGCATGATCAGCCACCGGTTGCGGCTGGAGGACGTCGGGGACGCCCTCGCCGCTCTCGGGCGCGGCGACGTCATCCGGCAGGTCATCAACTACGACGGCGTCGGCTGA
- a CDS encoding TetR/AcrR family transcriptional regulator codes for MTATKKASNASLPSERRAHLVHLAGELFAEKGFRATTVREIADAAGILSGSLYHHFDSKESIGDEILSGFLDEVLTGYREAVAGTDDPRAAIEQFVRSSTATLARHRAALTMLQNDWSYFRAQPRFDYLRTATREIERLWVDQLEWGRQSGLFRSDLDARLTYRLLRDVLWIPTRWGQSGGNGWDTDQIADAILRLIFDGIVAPPTGSSGTPRLDRRRRPKSAGS; via the coding sequence GTGACCGCGACGAAGAAAGCCAGCAACGCCAGCCTGCCGTCGGAACGCCGGGCTCACCTCGTGCACCTCGCCGGCGAACTGTTCGCCGAGAAGGGCTTCCGGGCCACCACCGTGCGGGAGATCGCCGACGCGGCCGGCATCCTCTCCGGCAGCCTCTACCACCACTTCGATTCCAAGGAGTCGATCGGCGACGAGATCCTGTCCGGTTTCCTCGACGAGGTGCTCACGGGATACCGCGAGGCGGTCGCCGGCACCGACGACCCGCGCGCCGCGATCGAGCAGTTCGTGCGTTCCAGCACGGCGACGCTGGCCCGGCACCGCGCCGCCCTGACCATGCTGCAGAACGACTGGAGCTACTTTCGCGCCCAACCTCGCTTCGACTACCTGCGCACCGCCACCCGTGAGATCGAGCGCCTCTGGGTCGACCAGTTGGAATGGGGGAGGCAGAGCGGGCTCTTCCGCTCCGACCTGGACGCCCGGCTGACCTACCGGCTGCTGCGGGACGTGCTGTGGATACCGACGCGCTGGGGGCAGAGCGGTGGCAACGGCTGGGACACCGACCAGATCGCCGACGCGATCCTCCGCCTGATCTTCGACGGCATCGTGGCCCCGCCCACCGGGTCGTCCGGCACGCCGCGGCTCGATCGCCGGCGTCGGCCGAAGTCGGCGGGAAGCTGA
- a CDS encoding SDR family NAD(P)-dependent oxidoreductase — protein sequence MTDQRFGLAGAVAIVTGAGNGLGRAEAVALAAGGARLVLNDLPGDAVAAVAAEIAAAGGEATVCTGDIGEWSTGESLLTTALDTYGRLDILVNNAGVLRDRMVFTMSAHEWDLVLRVHLRGHFVTTRFATAHWRERSKALGSPVYARIINTSSEAFLLGSPGQPNYAAAKAGVVALTVATARSCARYGVRANAICPRARTAMTADLMGPTPDGVADPLSPEHVAPLVSYLASPAGARINGEVFVIHGGVAAVLAPPTVRASFQTDGGSWSPHALHDALGPLFRQDPPGAGFACEATLPLATTTFGEGT from the coding sequence ATGACAGATCAGCGGTTCGGGTTGGCTGGCGCGGTCGCGATCGTGACCGGGGCGGGTAACGGTCTGGGGCGCGCGGAGGCCGTCGCACTGGCGGCGGGCGGCGCCCGGCTCGTCCTCAACGACCTACCCGGTGACGCCGTCGCGGCGGTGGCCGCCGAGATCGCTGCGGCGGGCGGCGAGGCCACGGTGTGCACGGGCGACATCGGCGAGTGGTCGACCGGTGAGTCGCTGCTGACCACGGCCCTCGACACGTACGGCAGGCTGGACATCCTGGTCAACAACGCCGGCGTACTCCGCGACCGAATGGTCTTCACGATGTCGGCGCATGAGTGGGACCTCGTCCTACGGGTACACCTGCGGGGCCACTTCGTGACCACCCGCTTCGCCACCGCCCACTGGCGCGAGCGCAGCAAGGCGCTCGGCTCCCCGGTGTACGCCCGGATCATCAACACCTCCTCCGAGGCGTTCCTGCTCGGCTCGCCGGGCCAGCCGAACTACGCCGCCGCGAAAGCCGGCGTCGTGGCGCTCACCGTCGCGACCGCGCGCAGCTGCGCCCGGTACGGCGTACGGGCCAACGCCATCTGTCCACGGGCGCGCACCGCGATGACCGCCGACCTCATGGGGCCCACGCCGGACGGGGTGGCCGACCCACTGTCCCCGGAGCACGTGGCACCGCTGGTGAGCTACCTCGCCAGCCCGGCCGGAGCCCGGATCAACGGCGAGGTCTTCGTGATCCACGGCGGCGTGGCCGCGGTACTGGCGCCGCCCACGGTACGCGCGAGCTTCCAGACCGACGGCGGGTCCTGGTCACCGCACGCCCTGCACGACGCCCTCGGACCACTGTTCCGCCAGGACCCGCCCGGGGCTGGGTTCGCCTGCGAGGCCACCCTGCCGCTGGCCACGACCACGTTCGGCGAGGGCACGTGA
- a CDS encoding pyridoxamine 5'-phosphate oxidase family protein, which produces MNDRATIAMTPGEAADLLSRCRKVQLATISRDGTPHLVTMFYAMSDGMIAFWTYRASQKARNLARDPRLTCLVEEGEEYFDLRGVQVRGLARQVADVVGVGRMISAQLPDLPAVGQDDHLVRAAGKRVAYVVEPLRVTSWDHRKLLGP; this is translated from the coding sequence GTGAACGACCGCGCCACCATCGCGATGACCCCGGGCGAGGCGGCGGACCTGCTGTCGCGGTGCCGCAAGGTCCAGCTCGCCACGATCAGCCGCGACGGCACCCCACACCTGGTCACCATGTTCTACGCCATGTCCGACGGCATGATCGCGTTCTGGACCTACCGCGCCTCGCAGAAGGCGCGCAACCTGGCCCGCGACCCCCGGCTGACCTGCCTGGTCGAGGAGGGCGAGGAGTACTTCGACCTGCGCGGCGTGCAGGTGCGCGGTCTGGCCCGGCAGGTCGCCGACGTGGTAGGGGTCGGTCGGATGATCAGCGCTCAGCTGCCGGACCTACCCGCCGTCGGCCAGGACGACCACCTGGTCCGGGCGGCGGGCAAGCGCGTCGCGTACGTGGTGGAGCCGCTGCGGGTCACGAGCTGGGATCACCGCAAGCTTCTCGGACCATGA
- a CDS encoding aldehyde dehydrogenase family protein, producing MVISIKPRRDAVGLGRGHLLVGGAWRSSRDGRTWRHTHPATGEEVGEFAVADAADVDAAVRAARHAFDEGPWPRCRARERIRVLRRIADLIREHSDELLALQALDNSVPLSFSDAYVMSPGCAADVFDHHAGWVDKLGGETLPPYQGGDHLVFTLREPIGVVAAVIPWNAPLLLAAQKIAPALATGCAVVLKPSEYATFVVLRLAQLIDEAGAPPGVLNVVTGPGEPTGEALVTHPSVDKITFTGSRAVGRRILHAAADGITRVSLELGGKSPSIVFADSDVYAAAAVTMGTVTVGLSGQACVAHSRALVQREVYDEFLSIAAGATALVRYGDPFDAETTASPLINGRQLERVLGYVAHGQAEGARLVCGGERVGGDLAAGNFVTPALFADVANDMTIAREEIFGPVLGVIPFADEQEAVRLANDTEYGLAATVWTTDVKRAVRLARAVRAGTVGVNGYQVEPHAAFGGFGKSGLGREGGRSSAEAFTELKTVLLPTTEELM from the coding sequence ATGGTTATCTCGATCAAGCCGCGGCGGGACGCGGTGGGACTGGGCCGCGGCCACCTGCTCGTCGGCGGGGCCTGGCGATCCTCACGCGACGGTAGGACGTGGCGGCACACGCATCCGGCGACCGGCGAGGAGGTGGGTGAGTTCGCGGTCGCGGACGCCGCCGACGTCGATGCCGCTGTCCGGGCCGCCCGCCACGCCTTCGACGAGGGGCCCTGGCCGCGCTGCCGGGCGAGGGAACGCATCCGGGTCCTGCGGCGGATCGCTGACCTCATCCGTGAGCACTCCGACGAGCTGCTTGCGCTCCAGGCGCTGGACAACAGCGTCCCGTTGAGCTTCAGCGACGCCTACGTGATGTCGCCCGGGTGTGCGGCCGATGTCTTCGACCATCACGCCGGCTGGGTCGACAAACTCGGCGGCGAGACGCTACCCCCTTATCAGGGGGGCGATCACCTGGTGTTCACGCTGCGTGAGCCGATCGGCGTGGTGGCGGCGGTCATCCCGTGGAACGCGCCGCTGCTGCTGGCCGCGCAGAAGATCGCGCCAGCGCTGGCGACGGGATGCGCGGTGGTGCTCAAGCCGTCGGAGTACGCCACCTTCGTGGTGCTGCGGCTGGCGCAACTCATCGACGAGGCGGGCGCGCCGCCGGGTGTGCTCAACGTGGTCACCGGGCCGGGTGAACCGACCGGCGAGGCACTGGTCACCCACCCATCGGTCGACAAGATCACCTTCACCGGCAGTCGTGCCGTCGGCCGGCGCATCCTGCACGCCGCCGCCGACGGAATTACCAGGGTGAGTCTGGAGCTCGGTGGGAAGAGCCCGTCGATCGTATTCGCGGACTCCGACGTCTACGCCGCGGCGGCGGTCACCATGGGCACGGTCACCGTCGGACTGTCCGGTCAGGCGTGTGTCGCCCACAGTCGAGCACTGGTCCAGCGGGAGGTCTACGACGAGTTCCTGTCGATCGCTGCGGGGGCGACCGCGTTGGTGCGCTACGGAGACCCGTTCGACGCCGAAACCACCGCGTCACCTCTGATCAACGGACGGCAGCTCGAGCGCGTGCTCGGGTACGTCGCGCACGGACAGGCGGAGGGTGCGCGCCTGGTGTGCGGCGGTGAACGGGTCGGGGGAGACCTGGCCGCCGGGAACTTCGTGACGCCGGCGCTCTTCGCCGACGTGGCCAACGACATGACCATCGCCCGGGAGGAGATCTTCGGCCCGGTGCTCGGCGTGATTCCGTTCGCCGACGAGCAGGAGGCGGTACGGCTCGCGAACGACACCGAGTACGGGTTGGCCGCCACGGTGTGGACCACGGATGTGAAGCGAGCCGTGCGCCTGGCCCGAGCCGTGCGGGCGGGCACCGTTGGGGTCAACGGTTACCAGGTGGAACCACACGCGGCCTTTGGCGGATTCGGCAAGTCCGGCCTCGGGCGCGAGGGCGGGCGTAGCTCGGCGGAGGCCTTCACCGAGCTGAAGACCGTTCTGCTGCCCACCACGGAGGAGCTGATGTAG
- a CDS encoding SDR family oxidoreductase encodes MDALDFGGRSVVVTGGTRGIGAGIARGFLAAGAQVLVCGRREPAELPRVDGRAARFAALDVRDPEQAGRLVALAVEVAGRLDVVVNNAGGAPSVRAADASPRLHAKVIELNLVAPLHVAQAANAVMQGQRHGGVILMVGSVSGVRPSPGAAAYGAAKAGLHHLVASLAMEWAPKVRVNTVVVGPAQTEVSNPHYGGSRGAAAVARTIPMGRLALPRDVADACLFLASPLSSYVSGAALALHGGGEWPGYLAAVTGSAYPADK; translated from the coding sequence GTGGACGCATTGGACTTCGGCGGACGAAGCGTGGTGGTTACCGGCGGCACCCGCGGGATCGGTGCGGGCATCGCCCGCGGATTCCTGGCCGCCGGCGCACAGGTCCTGGTGTGCGGCCGGCGTGAACCGGCCGAACTGCCCCGGGTGGACGGGCGGGCGGCCCGGTTCGCGGCGCTCGACGTCCGTGATCCGGAGCAGGCCGGCCGACTCGTCGCGCTCGCGGTCGAGGTGGCTGGGCGGCTCGACGTGGTGGTGAACAACGCCGGCGGCGCGCCCTCCGTCCGCGCCGCCGACGCGTCGCCCCGACTGCACGCCAAGGTCATCGAACTCAACCTGGTGGCGCCGCTGCACGTGGCACAGGCCGCCAACGCGGTGATGCAGGGGCAACGGCACGGGGGTGTGATCCTCATGGTCGGCAGCGTCAGCGGGGTGCGCCCGTCGCCCGGGGCCGCGGCGTACGGCGCCGCCAAGGCCGGCCTGCACCACCTGGTCGCCAGCTTGGCGATGGAGTGGGCGCCGAAGGTGCGGGTGAACACCGTCGTGGTCGGCCCGGCGCAGACCGAGGTGTCCAACCCGCACTACGGCGGCTCGCGAGGTGCCGCGGCGGTGGCCCGGACGATCCCGATGGGTCGGCTGGCCCTGCCGCGGGACGTGGCCGACGCCTGCCTGTTCCTGGCGTCGCCGCTGTCCTCGTACGTCAGCGGAGCGGCACTGGCTCTGCACGGCGGGGGAGAGTGGCCCGGGTACCTGGCAGCCGTCACGGGTTCGGCGTACCCTGCCGATAAATAG
- a CDS encoding enoyl-CoA hydratase family protein, which produces MGIDIRGDGRIAEVVIDVPPVNALPADDWFALADAVRTAAADPTVAAVMLTAAGRGFCAGVDLKELHHSTDNAALIGVNRGCFAAFAAVYDCPVPVVAAVHGYCLGGGVGLAGTADIVVAADDATFGLPEVDRGALGAATHLSRLVPHQLMRAMVYTCRTITAQELHRFGSVLEVVPRERLAATSRRVAEEIAAKDPLIIRRAKESLNGIDPVDIQRSYRYEQGFTYELNLAGVSDRARQSFLDRDGR; this is translated from the coding sequence ATGGGCATCGACATTCGCGGCGACGGCCGGATCGCCGAGGTGGTCATCGACGTTCCCCCGGTCAACGCGCTCCCCGCCGACGACTGGTTCGCGCTGGCCGACGCCGTCCGGACCGCCGCCGCCGACCCGACCGTCGCGGCGGTGATGCTCACCGCCGCGGGGCGGGGGTTCTGTGCCGGCGTGGACCTCAAGGAACTGCACCACAGCACCGACAACGCGGCACTGATCGGCGTCAACCGAGGCTGCTTCGCCGCCTTCGCGGCCGTCTACGACTGCCCGGTTCCCGTGGTGGCGGCGGTGCACGGCTACTGCCTCGGCGGCGGTGTCGGCCTCGCCGGCACCGCCGACATCGTCGTGGCCGCCGACGACGCGACCTTCGGGCTACCCGAGGTGGACCGGGGCGCGTTGGGCGCCGCGACGCACCTGTCCCGCCTGGTGCCGCACCAACTTATGCGGGCAATGGTCTACACCTGCCGGACCATCACCGCCCAGGAGCTGCACCGATTCGGGTCGGTGCTGGAGGTGGTGCCACGGGAGCGACTGGCCGCGACGTCCCGGCGGGTGGCCGAGGAGATCGCGGCCAAAGATCCGCTGATCATTCGGCGGGCGAAGGAGTCACTCAACGGGATCGACCCCGTCGACATCCAGCGGTCCTACCGCTACGAGCAGGGCTTCACCTACGAGCTGAATCTCGCGGGTGTGTCCGACCGCGCCCGGCAGTCCTTCCTGGACCGAGATGGTCGGTGA
- a CDS encoding CoA-transferase, whose translation MADKVMSIAEVIGELRSGMTVGIGGWGSRRKPMALVRAIARSSITDLTIVSYGGPDVGLLVAAGCVRRVVSGFVSLDSIALEPHFRRARQLGAVQLTELDEGMVHWGLLAAAHRLPYLPIRAGLGSDVLRVNAGLRTVRSPYSDGEELVAMPALALDAALVHLNRADRHGNGQYLGPDPYFDDLFCLAATRSFLSCERLVDTAALRSAGPAQSLLLSRMMVDGVVETPHGAHFTSCVPDYDRDEAFQREYAGSAASPQAWDRFRDRYLDGDEAHYQQAVS comes from the coding sequence ATGGCCGACAAGGTGATGAGCATCGCGGAGGTGATCGGCGAGTTACGCTCCGGCATGACCGTCGGCATCGGGGGATGGGGGTCACGGCGCAAACCGATGGCGCTGGTCCGCGCCATCGCCCGGTCGAGCATCACGGATCTCACCATCGTGTCCTACGGCGGGCCCGACGTCGGGCTGCTGGTCGCGGCGGGGTGCGTACGGCGGGTGGTGTCCGGGTTCGTCTCCCTCGACAGCATCGCCCTCGAACCCCACTTTCGACGGGCGCGGCAGTTGGGGGCCGTCCAGCTCACCGAGCTGGACGAGGGGATGGTGCACTGGGGGCTGCTGGCGGCCGCGCACCGGCTTCCCTACCTGCCGATCCGCGCCGGGCTGGGCTCGGACGTCCTACGGGTCAACGCCGGACTGCGCACGGTGCGCTCGCCCTACTCCGACGGCGAGGAGCTGGTGGCCATGCCCGCCCTCGCACTGGACGCCGCGCTGGTGCACCTCAACCGGGCCGACCGGCACGGCAACGGGCAGTACCTGGGCCCGGACCCATACTTCGACGACCTGTTCTGCCTCGCCGCCACCCGCAGCTTCCTCTCCTGCGAGCGGTTGGTCGACACGGCCGCGCTGCGCTCCGCCGGCCCCGCGCAGAGCCTCCTGCTCAGTCGGATGATGGTGGATGGTGTCGTCGAGACCCCGCACGGAGCGCACTTCACCAGCTGCGTGCCGGACTACGACCGCGACGAGGCGTTCCAGCGCGAGTACGCGGGCTCCGCGGCGAGTCCGCAGGCCTGGGACCGGTTCCGGGACCGATACCTCGACGGAGACGAGGCGCACTACCAGCAGGCCGTGTCGTGA